One window from the genome of Cricetulus griseus strain 17A/GY chromosome 2, alternate assembly CriGri-PICRH-1.0, whole genome shotgun sequence encodes:
- the Sdcbp gene encoding syntenin-1 isoform X1, protein MSLYPSLEDLKVDKVIQAQTAFSSGPATQAVLVDVSGAYPTDGNLYPKLYPELSQYMGLTLSEEEICANMPMVSGAPTQGQLVARPSSVNYMVAPVTGNDAGIRRAEIKQGIREVILCKDQDGKIGLRLKSIDNGIFVQLVQANSPASLVGLRFGDQVLQINGDNCAGWSSDKAHKVLKQAFGEKITMTIRDRPFERTITMHKDSSGHVGFIFKSGKITSIVKDSSAARNGLLTDHHICEINGQNVIGLKDSQIADILSTAGTVVTITIMPAFIFEHIIKRMAPSIMKSLMDHTIPEV, encoded by the exons ATGTCTCTTTATCCATCTCTTGAAGATTTGAAGGTAGACAAAGTAATTCAG gcTCAGACTGCCTTTTCTTCTGGCCCTGCCACCCAGGCAGTTTTGGTGGATGTTTCTGGTGCTTACCCTACAGATGGAA aTCTCTATCCTAAACTGTATCCAGAGCTCTCCCAATACATGGGACTGACTTTAAGTGAAGAAGAAATATGTGCAAATATGCCCATGGTCTCTGGAGCACCAACCCAAGGG CAGTTGGTAGCAAGACCATCCAGTGTGAACTATATGGTAGCACCTGTGACAGGTAACGATGCTGGAATTCGGAGAGCAGAAATTAAACAAGGGATTCGTGAAGTTATTCTGTGTAAGGATCAAGATGGAAAAATTGGGCTCAGACTTAAGTCAATAGATAAT GGTATATTTGTTCAGCTAGTCCAGGCAAATTCCCCAGCCTCCTTGGTTGGTCTGAGATTTGGGGACCAGGTACTGCAGATCAATGGGGACAACTGTGCGGGCTGGAGCTCTGATAAGGCACACAAGGTGCTCAAGCAGGCATTTGGAGAAAAGATCACCATGACCATTCGGGACAG GCCCTTTGAGCGGACAATTACTATGCATAAGGACAGCAGTGGACATGTTGGTTTTATCTTTAAAAGTGGAAAAATCACATCCATAGTGAAAGATAGTTCTGCTGCCAGAAATGGCCTTCTCACTGATCATCACATCTGTGAGATAAACGGGCAGAACGTCATTGGCTTGAAG GATTCTCAGATTGCAGACATACTGTCAACAGCTGGGACTGTAGTTACCATTACAATCATGCCTGCTTTTATCTTTGAACATATTATTAAACG GATGGCACCAAGCATTATGAAAAGCCTGATGGATCACACCATTCCCGAGGTTTAG
- the Sdcbp gene encoding syntenin-1 isoform X2, with product MSLYPSLEDLKVDKVIQAQTAFSSGPATQAVLVDVSGAYPTDGNLYPKLYPELSQYMGLTLSEEEICANMPMVSGAPTQGLVARPSSVNYMVAPVTGNDAGIRRAEIKQGIREVILCKDQDGKIGLRLKSIDNGIFVQLVQANSPASLVGLRFGDQVLQINGDNCAGWSSDKAHKVLKQAFGEKITMTIRDRPFERTITMHKDSSGHVGFIFKSGKITSIVKDSSAARNGLLTDHHICEINGQNVIGLKDSQIADILSTAGTVVTITIMPAFIFEHIIKRMAPSIMKSLMDHTIPEV from the exons ATGTCTCTTTATCCATCTCTTGAAGATTTGAAGGTAGACAAAGTAATTCAG gcTCAGACTGCCTTTTCTTCTGGCCCTGCCACCCAGGCAGTTTTGGTGGATGTTTCTGGTGCTTACCCTACAGATGGAA aTCTCTATCCTAAACTGTATCCAGAGCTCTCCCAATACATGGGACTGACTTTAAGTGAAGAAGAAATATGTGCAAATATGCCCATGGTCTCTGGAGCACCAACCCAAGGG TTGGTAGCAAGACCATCCAGTGTGAACTATATGGTAGCACCTGTGACAGGTAACGATGCTGGAATTCGGAGAGCAGAAATTAAACAAGGGATTCGTGAAGTTATTCTGTGTAAGGATCAAGATGGAAAAATTGGGCTCAGACTTAAGTCAATAGATAAT GGTATATTTGTTCAGCTAGTCCAGGCAAATTCCCCAGCCTCCTTGGTTGGTCTGAGATTTGGGGACCAGGTACTGCAGATCAATGGGGACAACTGTGCGGGCTGGAGCTCTGATAAGGCACACAAGGTGCTCAAGCAGGCATTTGGAGAAAAGATCACCATGACCATTCGGGACAG GCCCTTTGAGCGGACAATTACTATGCATAAGGACAGCAGTGGACATGTTGGTTTTATCTTTAAAAGTGGAAAAATCACATCCATAGTGAAAGATAGTTCTGCTGCCAGAAATGGCCTTCTCACTGATCATCACATCTGTGAGATAAACGGGCAGAACGTCATTGGCTTGAAG GATTCTCAGATTGCAGACATACTGTCAACAGCTGGGACTGTAGTTACCATTACAATCATGCCTGCTTTTATCTTTGAACATATTATTAAACG GATGGCACCAAGCATTATGAAAAGCCTGATGGATCACACCATTCCCGAGGTTTAG